From the genome of Terriglobales bacterium:
ATCGGCGGCGTGGTGTACATCTGGGTTCCGCTGCCGGCGGGTGTGGCCCGCAGGGTGGGCGGACCCAGCACATCCGAGCCCATCACGGCGGTGCCCGCGAACATTTCCGGCTGCTCCAGCGCGCGCAGCATCTCGCCGGCCGTCTGGAATCGCAGGTCGCGGTTTTTCTCCAGCGCCCGCATCAGCACCGCAGATAGGCCGGGAGAAATCCCAAGGTCCGGGCGCACTTCGTGCGGCGCCCGGGGGACCGTCTGGATATGGTGCAGCAGCAGGCCCATGGGCGTGTCTGACTCGAAGGGCAGTTGTCCGGTCAGCATCTCGTAGAGCACAATGCCCAGCGAGTAGAGGTCGGAGCGGCCGTCGATGGCGTCGCCGCTCTTGCCCAGGGCCTGCTCCGGCGAAAGATACTGGGGCGTGCCCACCACCATGCCGGTCTTGGTGGCGGTGTATCCCGCGCCCACGTCCATCGCCCCTTCGCGCACCTTGGCGATGCCGAAGTCCAGCACCTTCACCGTCTCCGAGCCGTCCGGCTGCTTCACCAGCAGGATGTTGTCCGGCTTGATGTCGCGATGGGTGATGCCCAGGGCATGCGCGGCATCGAGCGCGGCGCACACCTGCCGGATGATGCCGA
Proteins encoded in this window:
- a CDS encoding serine/threonine-protein kinase, whose product is MGVKYCDRCHSTYPNEFTTCPKDSTALRQTSELMQGMVIRGKYEIVEKIGAGGMGSVYRAKHLAFNEVRAIKVVSSRLLEDESLLRRFKTEAIVTRKLQHPNAVRVDDLDTTDDGRPFIVMEFVQGRDLRKVIEQEGPMPAGRALGIIRQVCAALDAAHALGITHRDIKPDNILLVKQPDGSETVKVLDFGIAKVREGAMDVGAGYTATKTGMVVGTPQYLSPEQALGKSGDAIDGRSDLYSLGIVLYEMLTGQLPFESDTPMGLLLHHIQTVPRAPHEVRPDLGISPGLSAVLMRALEKNRDLRFQTAGEMLRALEQPEMFAGTAVMGSDVLGPPTLRATPAGSGTQMYTTPP